In the Nothobranchius furzeri strain GRZ-AD chromosome 1, NfurGRZ-RIMD1, whole genome shotgun sequence genome, cacacactgctagtgatggtaagctacttgtagccacagccgccctggggaggtctgacagaggcgaggctgccattcggcgccgtcggcccctctgaccaccactaacacaggcaagttgggtgaagtgtcttgcccaaggacacaacagcaggacacccctggcgggagctggaatcgaacccgtgaccctccgatcatgaggcaacccgctctaccacctgagctactgctgcccccgatgaacttcaccagtgtgtgatgacgacTATGGGACTCTAACTTTTTATGTTGAAAGTCAACCAGGAAGAGCTGCGGGCCTCTGTCTGTGAACCGCGGGCCCGGCGTGCACCACCACGTTTTCACCCGAGCAGGAAGCTTTAGGAAAACCGGTCGTTACTGGATAAAATAACCATAAATACCCAACTTTGTAGTTTAGTCTGAGTATCAAACATCACCGTGGAGCAGCGGCTTGTTGGAACATGGATGAAAAGAGAAGTGGTTGAAATTAttctactgacacacacacacacacacacacacacacctggcagCTTCTTTGATGGCGTGTTGGATGAAGTACTTCTGCGTGTTTTCAGATCCTTTCACCTGCTGCAGGAGATCCAGGATGGCTTCATAATCTGAGTCAAACAGCAGAAACAAAAGAAACATCAAACGGGACCTTCGTGGGGCCAGAGCAGGATCCACTACGGGCTCATACTCACTCCGTCCAGGTTTGCGGACCTCCTTGATGACTCGGCTCCGGAGCTCTGCTTGGCAGCCATCCAGTGGAGATATGAAGATGGTCTCCAGAGCTGCAGGATCAGCTTCAGAGATGTCCACCTCACCTTGTGGACTCAGATCCTCACAGTTGTGTTTTTCCTCCAGCAGCTGCTCTTCCAGATGATCGTCCATCTCCGCCTCTTCTGCCCTGCAGATGTCCTCGTCCTGATCTGACACCACTGCAGCACACTTGTCTTCTACAACCAGTGAAGATGGACTCATCCCCTCCGTGTCTAGGTCAGTGGGCCAGATTTCTCCAGAGTCATACTCAAGGACACCATCTCCATTGCTCTCAGTGATCACCAAGTTGTTCCCATCAACTCCTGATGGATAAAGAACACCAGAGAACTATTTAACTATGCTGGACCCTCCTGGAGAACACCTGGACTTGCTGCTGCTCCTACCTTTGTGCTGTGGAGAGTCTTTGAGGAGACCCTGTTGGCCCTGAGCTCCTGCTGGACTCTTCCCTatcgttgcttggttggtgttcCCTGAAGGAGTCTGTGGTCGCCGCAGCAACGGGGACATGCTCCGCCTTCGCTTCATGGTCAAACTGGAGTTGGAATCATTAGAATTTCCTCTTTTCTTATTTTGAGGGCCAGCCACAAACTCGTCTGCCTCGTCGATCATCATCCCCTGGGAAGAAAACACGTCCGCTGACACCGAGTGGGACAACGAATCAAACAGCAGCGACGGGCAGGTAGGGTGGAGGGATCCGAGAGGTACCTTTTTATCTTGCTTGAAAGGATTCCCAAACGTGTGCAGCCTTTTGGGCTGATCCGGGTCCAGCTCTCTTAAAGGAGACGGCATCATTTTGAGATACTCCTGGTAGTTTCCCATCTGAGCCACGGGAACGCTGTGCAGCGAGTCTGAGAGCCACGCACGGTTCAGTTCATGACAACATCCTTTACAGCTCACATCATTTGGTTTGAGGTGTTTTTGGGTTCAACAGATCTCAATTACATGATGTGTTGAAAACACACTGATCGCTGGGTTTTTACAGCGGTCTAAATGTGTTAACGTTATTATGTGTAGTAATTCTTATTCAGCCATATTACAGCCCTCACAGGTTTTATTGTTGGGGAATAACAAAGCTGTGTAATAACAGATGGTCTGCATCGGTTCTGCTGGGTTTTTATGAGCAGCAACACGACTTTGCTCTATCGGTTGTGTTTGTTTAGGCTAGCAGGCTAGCTTAGCAATCAGATGCCCAACAACTCGTTTCTTCGTCCAGAAGAACAAGCGATTAGGTGATCTGTGGCTCGCTACGATCTACATACCATCGTCTTGGCCTTGGATGAACTTCAAAGATGTCCGCAGCATGTTTGAGCGCATGCGGGTGACCTGATCAAGGAGGCTCCGTCTCGGGATGTCGTAGGCGTTCCGGTAAGTTTGAGGTTTTACCTCCTGTGAACACATTTGGATGAGGGTTGAGTGGAAACCAGCTAAAACGCTGTGAACTGCCACAGACGGCAGAAACATGGCTGCCGTCGCTCCTCTACCTTGCTGAGTAAGGCGATTTGAAAGCCAGCGAACTCTTTGAAGTTGATGTCCGCCAGGCGAAACGGCGCCTCCCCGGTGATTCCCTGCAGCAGCTGCTTGAAGTCCCGCCGGTGGGCCAACGAGAGAGAACTGGAGTGGTTCTTCACCTTTATGCCACTTTCCTGAGGAGGTTTCTTCCCCACCGACACGATGAGCCGATCTGACTCGAGCTTCGCCTTTAGGAAGCACAGGACAAACATTAGGATCAAGGTCATCTGACTTTGGACGATCTGACTAAAACCAGGGTCACACGCCTCAGATTCAACAGTaggttgacctctgacctttacatgTTATGCCCTAACCCGTGTAACAGTCTGCATTCTGTGGTTTTCAGgaacttttttatttttctagttAAGAGTGGAGGCACGTCGGTCGGTATGTCGATAGAGAACATCAGAACATGTCGGTAGTGTCCGACGTGTCTTCCAAACACTGGTCAAAGGTGAAATCTGTCCAGGAATCCTCAgacggtgtgtgtgtgagcttaaAGCAGCAGCCTGAGGCGATGACAGCGTGACGAGCTCAGGTCAGCCGGTTTAGCTCTCACGCTAACAAACAAGCATGAGGTTGAGAATCCGTGACGTGTTTGTCTTGTTTTAAACTTCTATGAATGCCCCTAACCCGCCGCCGTTTTCCTGCTGACGTCAGCTGAAGCTGCGTGAGCGCCGGCCGTTTACCTGCTGACTCATCTTCTTCAGGTAGGAGATGACACTGTAACTCAGACCACTGTCCATGGTGTCTGCGATGAGGTTTGGAGCTCCCATCATCCTCAGCGCCTTTTTTAAGGGCTGCCAGCAGAGCAAAGCGGAGTTAGTGAACAACAGCGAACACAGAACCTTCCACAAAGACAGACGGGAGCGTCGGGTTACCAGCAGGTAGTACGGAGGCATCGTCTTCAGGTACATCTCAAAGGCCTGTCGCCACTTCAGGTTTGGTTTGAGTTTGTGGACTTTAAACAAATCATCTGATGGGAGAAAGTTTGTGAGGAGGGTTTTGTTATTCTGGGTCCTCCTAACAGCAAAGTATCTGGTGTTTAGCGTAAGAGTGTTACCGCTTCAGGGCAGACCCAGATAAAGGTACGGAGGAGCGGCTCTTACCGAGGAGAGGGAGGAGGACTGGGTAGTTGTAGGGCATGACGAACAGATTCACACAGGTGAGAGTAGTGCTGGCTTTCAGGTAACCAAACGGCTTTCCTAAGTCCGTCTGCTTCCCGCTGCTGCTGACAAACACCTGGAAACACCCGTGTTACAGCGGCGAGCGACTGATGTAACTACCTGTGGGAGTGATGATGTCACACCTACCTGCCAGCACATGTGTGGTGACTTCCTCTCCAGGATGTACTGGGTGAGCGGAGAGGGCTCCAGCTCATACTTATCAAAGGGAAGCTTGTCGATCACCATGGGGTCGCAGTCGGCGCAGGAGAAACGCACCATGGGGTGGGCCGAGCGAGGCGGCTGGGAGAAAGTCACAGCCAGCTAGAGTCAGGAAGACCGCCCCACAGAGAGGAGAGACTCACCAGAAGTTCAGCCTATTCTCTGCTCACCAGGGTTGGAGAATTCTGGTCCGGCCAGAAGGACTCGGGTATGGGCCAGTGACCCACCGGCACCCCCGTCTTTGGGTTTGGTCGCACGTAGATCAGTTTGTGGCAGCTGTGCCAGGGCTGGGGGCTGAAGGGCGGCACAGGACGGCTCAGCTCCACAGAGCTCTCTACAAAACATCAACCTAGTTTCAGCTACACCTCTCTGGGTTTTACCCAAACCACCAACGTCTCCAACGAGGTTTAGAAGTTCAGCGCATCTAAACATCTGGTTTCAGAGGGTTGATGGTGGTGAGCTTTACTACATCCCGTTATATTTACCAGCATGAGATCCTCCTCTGCTTCAGACTGAGTCCAgcagacagcagggaggtgtgatgAGATAATAAACCTGCGTGAGTTGTCACCCGTAAAGCACGAGTCTCACTGAGCTGTGACTGCACACACTGCGCCTCGCTCTCGGGTTTTAACGTTTAAAAGTTCTCGGTTTAGTTTCCAGAGTCAGAAGTGCAAGCAGTGAGGTCATTCCTCCGAAACGATGCCGCTTCTGTTCCCCGGAAGGTACGTTACTAAAAGCTCGTGAAGACTGACTCTAAGTGGATTTTCTAACTAAGCAAAGTTGGACGCGTATGCTGATGAACAAGTAGACTTCGCTCAGTGTCTTCGTGCTACTAGCAAGAGTGCTATGTGGCTAGGTGCTAATTCTGTGCTGAAACCTCAATCCTGTTCCTCTTAAATGGTTTGATGCCCTCGAGACTGACCAATGCCCATTTGAATACTTGGATATGTGTGTTACTTGATGCAGttagaaaaatataataaaaccgtTCTAGGACTAGCAAAACAAACAGCACCATTTGGGTGGGATGACCCTCAGAGGCGATGTTTAAAAAGGCTGAGGAGGACTACTAAAGATTGTGAGCATGACCTGAACACTCACCTTCTCCTACGAGGGGCGGGTCTGGTCCAGTCTTCTCAAAATTGATGACAACACCACTCTGGACTTTTTGGACGAGCGACTCCAGACACTGGTTCAGCATCCTCTGTGTTCTCACGCAGTACGACCGTCCTGAGAAGACCAGTTCTCATCTTAGAGACAGACTGAAGCAACCAGAGGAGAACGGGGTGAAAGCAAACCTCCAGTGACTTCACACATCTGGGTGATCGCCGAGTCATCCGTGGGGACGCTACCGAGCTGCTCTGTGTCCGACGTGGCCACCCCTGGCAGCCGCAGCACCAGAGCGAACAGCCTCTGGTCCCAGCGGAAAGGCTCTTTGGTCAGCTCGCTGCCAGCCAGAGGAGAGTTCAGAGGCAGGTGCAGCTACGTGGAAAGTTGCGTTATACATCTGTGTGGCGGCGTGTGTGCACTAATACAGCAGTTCTACAGGTGCTCTCTCTCACCTCATCTGGCACCCCCGAGCTGTTGGTGAGTTTATTCCCATCAGTGATGGTGATGATCACGGACGGCTCCAGGAAGAACGGGTTCCGGCCCTGAGGGGGAACGCTCAGAATCAGGGTCTCTGTGTGGGGTTCAGGGACCAGACACGTTATCTAGGACAAGGCTGAGCGGGTCCGCCTACAAGTTCTCCAGGAACAGAAAAGTACTGACCCAAGAACCGTTTCCATAAACATCATAACCCTAAAAACAGCTTCGTTTAAACCTGGTCCTTCTGCCAGAGCGAGGACAGCAGTTCTCATCA is a window encoding:
- the ints6l gene encoding integrator complex subunit 6 isoform X2 codes for the protein MPILLFLLDTSASMNQRTYLGTTFLDVAKGAVEVFMKLRARDPASRGDRYMLVTFDEPPYGVKAGWKENHATFMCELKNLQASGLTTLGHALRTAFDLLNLNRLVSGIDNYGQGRNPFFLEPSVIITITDGNKLTNSSGVPDELHLPLNSPLAGSELTKEPFRWDQRLFALVLRLPGVATSDTEQLGSVPTDDSAITQMCEVTGGRSYCVRTQRMLNQCLESLVQKVQSGVVINFEKTGPDPPLVGEESSVELSRPVPPFSPQPWHSCHKLIYVRPNPKTGVPVGHWPIPESFWPDQNSPTLPPRSAHPMVRFSCADCDPMVIDKLPFDKYELEPSPLTQYILERKSPHMCWQVFVSSSGKQTDLGKPFGYLKASTTLTCVNLFVMPYNYPVLLPLLDDLFKVHKLKPNLKWRQAFEMYLKTMPPYYLLPLKKALRMMGAPNLIADTMDSGLSYSVISYLKKMSQQAKLESDRLIVSVGKKPPQESGIKVKNHSSSLSLAHRRDFKQLLQGITGEAPFRLADINFKEFAGFQIALLSKEVKPQTYRNAYDIPRRSLLDQVTRMRSNMLRTSLKFIQGQDDDSLHSVPVAQMGNYQEYLKMMPSPLRELDPDQPKRLHTFGNPFKQDKKGMMIDEADEFVAGPQNKKRGNSNDSNSSLTMKRRRSMSPLLRRPQTPSGNTNQATIGKSPAGAQGQQGLLKDSPQHKGVDGNNLVITESNGDGVLEYDSGEIWPTDLDTEGMSPSSLVVEDKCAAVVSDQDEDICRAEEAEMDDHLEEQLLEEKHNCEDLSPQGEVDISEADPAALETIFISPLDGCQAELRSRVIKEVRKPGRNYEAILDLLQQVKGSENTQKYFIQHAIKEAARFKKRVLIQQLETILVELGGGPDNLLPASNSSWEVVSADPDKSPFS
- the ints6l gene encoding integrator complex subunit 6 isoform X1; the protein is MPILLFLLDTSASMNQRTYLGTTFLDVAKGAVEVFMKLRARDPASRGDRYMLVTFDEPPYGVKAGWKENHATFMCELKNLQASGLTTLGHALRTAFDLLNLNRLVSGIDNYGQGRNPFFLEPSVIITITDGNKLTNSSGVPDELHLPLNSPLAGSELTKEPFRWDQRLFALVLRLPGVATSDTEQLGSVPTDDSAITQMCEVTGGRSYCVRTQRMLNQCLESLVQKVQSGVVINFEKTGPDPPLVGEESSVELSRPVPPFSPQPWHSCHKLIYVRPNPKTGVPVGHWPIPESFWPDQNSPTLPPRSAHPMVRFSCADCDPMVIDKLPFDKYELEPSPLTQYILERKSPHMCWQVFVSSSGKQTDLGKPFGYLKASTTLTCVNLFVMPYNYPVLLPLLDDLFKVHKLKPNLKWRQAFEMYLKTMPPYYLLPLKKALRMMGAPNLIADTMDSGLSYSVISYLKKMSQQAKLESDRLIVSVGKKPPQESGIKVKNHSSSLSLAHRRDFKQLLQGITGEAPFRLADINFKEFAGFQIALLSKEVKPQTYRNAYDIPRRSLLDQVTRMRSNMLRTSLKFIQGQDDDSLHSVPVAQMGNYQEYLKMMPSPLRELDPDQPKRLHTFGNPFKQDKKVPLGSLHPTCPSLLFDSLSHSVSADVFSSQGMMIDEADEFVAGPQNKKRGNSNDSNSSLTMKRRRSMSPLLRRPQTPSGNTNQATIGKSPAGAQGQQGLLKDSPQHKGVDGNNLVITESNGDGVLEYDSGEIWPTDLDTEGMSPSSLVVEDKCAAVVSDQDEDICRAEEAEMDDHLEEQLLEEKHNCEDLSPQGEVDISEADPAALETIFISPLDGCQAELRSRVIKEVRKPGRNYEAILDLLQQVKGSENTQKYFIQHAIKEAARFKKRVLIQQLETILVELGGGPDNLLPASNSSWEVVSADPDKSPFS